A genome region from Penaeus monodon isolate SGIC_2016 chromosome 14, NSTDA_Pmon_1, whole genome shotgun sequence includes the following:
- the LOC119581077 gene encoding transmembrane protein 198-like, whose protein sequence is MSWLGGDDPGGGYGDDYPWWAPEDGHGARDNRTWEERCYTLDYDYHVVTAVICAMFLVFGVVYSLFGYRCFKAVMFLTGFIFASVVVYLICLSEDLLPLIGNAGVSLGAGVMFGLITMLVQYVGLFMTGLHTGLFLGVAGIAIAYKWWVPSSVWPVVGILLAAGLLLAITTLYFQKGLTILGTAISGGAIMSATLDYFIEKFLMVRWFEDRLKVVESEPPCWFSWMILGVWPFMVLVGSLTQWKITGRGIYHQQLVPSKKSRSVNLQRMRSREARAEMRQKKYRYLYQVRTAHGDIISQEYIQSLQRKAYPTGDNGTLQSDSTHTTMLPPEHTQLAPLTESEDETGGSQPPPTPPEPPRMTRVTMH, encoded by the exons ATGTCGTGGCTGGGCGGGGACGACCCCGGGGGTGGGTACGGGGACGACTACCCGTGGTGGGCGCCCGAGGACGGCCACGGCGCCCGCGATAACCGGACGTGGGAGGAGCGCTGCTACACACTCGACTACGACTACCACGTGGTCACGGCGGTCATCTGCGCCATGTTCCTCGTCTTCGGCGTCGTCTACAGCCTCTTCG GTTACCGTTGCTTCAAGGCAGTGATGTTTCTAACAGGCTTCATCTTTGCTTCGGTGGTGGTGTACCTGATATGCCTGAGTGAAGACCTGCTACCCCTGATTGGCAACGCAGGCGTGTCTCTTGGGGCAGGCGTCATGTTTGGCCTCATCACGATGCTGGTTCAGTATGTGGGCCTCTTCATGACTGGTCTCCACACTGGTCTCTTCCTTGGTGTGGCAGGCATCGCTATAGCCTACAAGTG GTGGGTCCCAAGCAGTGTGTGGCCAGTGGTTGGAATCCTCCTTGCTGCAGGACTGTTGCTGGCCATCACAACCCTGTACTTCCAGAAGGGACTGACCATCCTGGGCACAGCCATCAGTGGAGGAGCCATCATGTCTGCCACACTAGACTACTTTATTGAGAAG ttcCTGATGGTGCGTTGGTTTGAGGACCGACTGAAGGTGGTGGAGAGCGAGCCTCCATGCTGGTTCTCCTGGATGATCCTGGGTGTGTGGCCCTTCATGGTGCTTGTGGGGAGCCTCACCCAGTGGAAGATTACAGGCAGAGGCATCTATCATCAGCAGT TGGTGCCCTCCAAAAAATCTCGAAGTGTGAACCTCCAGCGAATGAGGAGTCGAGAGGCCCGGGCTGAGATGCGCCAGAAGAAATACCGGTATTTGTATCAAGTTCGTACTGCTCACGGGGACATCATCAGCCAG gaaTACATTCAGAGTCTCCAGCGGAAGGCTTACCCTACAGGGGACAATGGAACCCTCCAATCAGACTCAACGCACACCACCATGTTACCCCCAGAGCACACTCAGCTAGCACCCCTCACCGAGAGCGAGGATGAAACAGGGGGTTCCCAGCCACCTCCCACTCCACCTGAACCCCCAAGAATGACCCGCGTCACAATGCACTAG